The Chitinophagaceae bacterium nucleotide sequence TTCAGGAATTACAGTTTAATGTTCAGCCGGGCACTTTGGATGCAATATGGAGCATGACTAAAGCAAAGGATGGAAGTTATTACTATGCCAGTTATGACAAGGGTTTTTGGGTAAGCAGGGATCAAAATAAAACATGGGAAAAGCTGGAGCAATTAAGTAAGCCTGCTTTGCCGGAGCGAATGACAAAGGGAAGTTATGGTGCAATAGGATTACATAATGGCGCTGTTATTCTGCCGACAAGTATGGGCTTTTATTATCTGAAAGAAAAAAACTAATTCCATATTATTTACTGGGGAAAGGTTCGGAAGTGTACGCTGCATGGGAAGATACCATCAACCAGCGGGTACTCATCAGCAAGCACACGTTTCTTTTTCGCTGAATCTTAAAACACTGCAGTTAGATACCATTTTCAAATGCCCGCAGTTTGGTTTGCAGACTATTCTTGCTATAACTCAGGATTTGCAGAATAATCCAATTATAACAGGCAGGGGTGCGGCCTGTATTTTAAAGAACGGAAAATGGCAGGCGTTAAAAGGTACTGAGAATGCAAGGGTCATGAGTTCAGTTACTGATAGTTGGGGAAGCCTTTGGTTAGGAATGCCGCAACAGCTTACCTGTATTAAAAATGATTCTGCTTATACAATGCAACATTTTCCCGGCAGGCAGTTAGTGTTATCTCTCACCACATGGAAAAAAAAGTGGCTGGTAATTGGCGGAGGCTTTGAATTGATTTTTCTCGACCTGGAAACATTTTATAAAACCGGACAGGAACTGTATCATCGATATGATGCCGGCAGTGGTTTTATTACAACTGAGGGCGGACAGAATTCTTTTGTTCATGAAACGGATGGCAGTATCTGGTGGCCCTGCAGCGATAAGGTTATCCGTTTCTGGCCTGATAAATTATTAGCTCAAACAACTTTATTTAACAAGCCTGTTATTTTAATGGTCAGTGCTGCAGGTAAAAAAGATAGCAGTGTTCTGTTAACTGATACGGCTTATGCAGGTTCTTTTCATGTGAACCAATCATTCCGTAATCTCAGGTATGAATTCGGAACAGCTGCCATGAACAATTATGACAACCTGGTTTACCGTCACCGGTTAAAAGGATTGGATACTAACTGGAGCAAACCTGCTGCAAACGGGAATGCAGTATACGGCAATTTAAAACCGGGTACTTATATATTTGAAGTGCAAAGTTCAACAGATGCTGTTAGCTGGAGTGCTGTAACATCGGCCCTTCCTGTAACATTGCCGGCCTGGTGGTACGAAACCTTGTTATTTAAAATGATGGCTGTTTTATTCAGCATAGCAGGCGTTGCGTTTATTACCTGGTGGCTGATGCAGCGTAAACGAAAAGAAACAGAACGGTCAAAGCTGATTAATGAATTGCAGTTGAAAGCTATACGGAGTAAAGCATTACCTCATTTCAGTGGC carries:
- a CDS encoding histidine kinase; protein product: MGRYHQPAGTHQQAHVSFSLNLKTLQLDTIFKCPQFGLQTILAITQDLQNNPIITGRGAACILKNGKWQALKGTENARVMSSVTDSWGSLWLGMPQQLTCIKNDSAYTMQHFPGRQLVLSLTTWKKKWLVIGGGFELIFLDLETFYKTGQELYHRYDAGSGFITTEGGQNSFVHETDGSIWWPCSDKVIRFWPDKLLAQTTLFNKPVILMVSAAGKKDSSVLLTDTAYAGSFHVNQSFRNLRYEFGTAAMNNYDNLVYRHRLKGLDTNWSKPAANGNAVYGNLKPGTYIFEVQSSTDAVSWSAVTSALPVTLPAWWYETLLFKMMAVLFSIAGVAFITWWLMQRKRKETERSKLINELQLKAIRSKALPHFSGNAFANIDFYIEKGDTENASRYLAILSRLHNITLMDSDKSARTLEEELNYVRLYLEMEKLRFEEHLNYSIAVDENVNTQILIPNMVLHTFTENAIKHGIKNKTEQGTLKIEAVVKAQGVLLSVSDNGIGRAAAKQANGVSTRQGLEILARQIELYNQQNKNKIRQTVLDLTDENGAVTGTCFSVFIPDEYRYEL